One stretch of Tribolium castaneum strain GA2 chromosome 5, icTriCast1.1, whole genome shotgun sequence DNA includes these proteins:
- the LOC135266291 gene encoding amyloid-beta-like protein, with amino-acid sequence MKDWSDLEERYQDMRQTDPRGADEFKQRMTQRFQQTVQALEEEGDAEKHQLAAMHQQRVLAHINQRKKETMTCYTQALNDAPLNTHRVQKCLEKLLRSLHKDRAHAINHYRHLLASSLEAAAREQPRILERLTDIDRTVNQSMQMLKRYPELATKIGQLMDDYIQALRSKDETPGSLLAMTTEAEAAILDKYKSEVTNKQAERERQRLQEKERKEQRKKERSELREEKKRVEAVLGKKISNFDDEDMEDESLPEERTTIISTTGSSTFDLVSNSIPTASHRDAVDDAAVQQAVEDVAAVVHKQDVIRVAHAMAHDISHGEPTYSVRREVYGSKDGKSVYFTLAFAGMGLMAAVVVGVGVARRRSARSPQSQGFVEVDQAATPEERHVANMQINGYENPTYKYFEVKE; translated from the exons ATGAAGGATTGGTCGGACTTGGAGGAGAGGTATCAAGACATGAGACAGACGGATCCACGTGGAGCTGATGAGTTCAAGCAGAGGATGACGCAGAGGTTTCAACAGACGGTGCAAGCGCTTGAAGAAGAGGGCGATGCTGAGAAACATCAGTTGGCAGCAATGCATCAGCAAAGAGTCCTAGCACATATTAATCAAAGGAAGAAGGAGACCATGACTTGTTATACACAAGCATTGAATGATGCGCCTCTCAAT ACCCATCGTGTGCAGAAATGCCTGGAAAAACTGCTCCGTTCTCTTCACAAAGACCGAGCTCATGCTATTAACCACTACCGCCATCTGTTGGCAAGTAGTTTGGAGGCGGCAGCTCGTGAACAACCGCGCATTCTCGAACGTTTAACAGACATTGATCGTACGGTTAATCAAAGCATGCAAATGTTAAAAAGATATCCAGAATTGGCGACGAAAATCGGTCAATTAATGGATGATTACATCCAAGCTTTGAGATCAAAAGATGAAACACCTGGATCACTTCTAGCGATGACAACTGAAGCTGAAGCTGCGATTTTGGATAAATATAAATCAGAAGTTACAAATAAACAAGCAGAGAGAGAACGACAAAGGTTGCAAGAGAAGGAGAGGAAGGAACAGAGGAAGAAAGAACGGTCGGAATTAAGGGAGGAGAAGAAGAGAGTTGAGGCTGTTTTAGGGAAGAAGATTAGCAATTTTGATGATGAAGACATGGAAGATGAGTCGTTGCCAGAAGAAAGG ACAACAATAATTTCGACCACCGGGAGCTCAACTTTCGACCTTGTGAGCAACTCCATCCCTACCGCAAGCCACCGCGACGCCGTCGACGACGCCGCCGTCCAGCAAGCCGTCGAAGACGTCGCCGCCGTGGTCCACAAACAAGACGTGATCCGAGTCGCCCATGCAATGGCGCATGACATCAGCCATGGCGAGCCT ACTTATTCAGTCCGACGTGAGGTGTACGGCAGCAAAGACGGCAAAAGTGTTTACTTCACTCTCGCCTTCGCCGGCATGGGGCTGATGGCCGCCGTGGTGGTGGGGGTGGGGGTGGCACGGCGCAGGTCCGCACGCTCCCCCCAAAGCCAAGGCTTCGTGGAGGTGGACCAGGCCGCCACCCCCGAGGAGCGGCACGTGGCCAATATGCAAATCAATGGCTACGAAAATCCCACCTACAAATATTTCGAAGTCAAGGAGTAA